The Primulina eburnea isolate SZY01 chromosome 6, ASM2296580v1, whole genome shotgun sequence genome contains a region encoding:
- the LOC140835372 gene encoding uncharacterized protein has protein sequence MGPFPIARAQKKFLLVAVDYFSKWVEAEPLAKITEEEVMTFLWKNIFCKFGIPRKLISDNGRQFQGKKIMYWCQEMKIIQAFTSVAYPQANGQTEVGDLVMKKLKPIGDVGKLEARWEDHSS, from the exons ATGGGTCCTTTTCCCATAGCCCGGGCTCAGAAAAAGTTTCTTCTAGTGGCTGTGGACTATTTCTCTAAATGGGTGGAGGCTGAGCCTTTGGCCAAGATTACTGAGGAAGAGGTGATGACTTTCCTCTGGAAAAACATATTTTGCAAATTTGGCATCCCTAGAAAGTTAATTTCAGATAATGGAAGGCAATTCCAGGGTAAGAAAATCATGTATTGGTGTCAAGAAATGAAAATTATTCAAGCTTTTACCTCGGTAGCTTATCCACAAGCCAATGGCCAAACCGAG GTCGGAGACCTAGTTATGAAGAAATTAAAGCCAATAGGTGATGTGGGGAAGTTAGAAGCTCGTTGGGAAGATCATTCAAGCTAA